The region TGGATAGTTCTTCTAGCATACGATCTGTCTGTGTATTCAATTTCTGTAACTTGCTTTACGATGCGTATGACGAACTGTTCTTGTTGCTGTTATTAATTTGTAAAGGTTAACACTCATGATGCCGCTTGTTTTTTTGTGAATTCTGGTTGAATTTTAGCAGAGGATACTGTGATGGCTAACACAGAAGACTGGAAGCATGACATAGTTGTAAATCCCGATACCGGCGGAGGTAGATAGTGACGAACATGATTTTGTGGTGTGAAGAATACTGTTAAAATTAATGAGTTATTTGCACCAGGCATTGCTTGCTACCGAatctattattttaaatatatgtgGCTTAATAACAACCTTCTTTGATACTCTTTTTGGTAACTGGCTGTGACATGCAAATTACGTGTGTAACTTGATTTcactttttgttttttcttttgggGCTCATTGGTGATTGCTAGCAGAGGATACTGTGATGGCTAATACAGAAGCTTGGAAGCCTGATACATCTGTAAATCATGACAAGACGGATGTAGGTATGAATTAACAAGTCGCAATTGAGCTATGTGGACCTAGGGTAGTTTGATATATATCAATCTTGTTGGTGTCTTACTATCTCTCGCTTTATGTTTCTCaaattttgttgattgctgCAGAAGATGCTGTGATGGCTACTTCAGAAGATGGGAAGCGTGATACACCTGATAAAACAGATGGAGGTAGGTGGACCTGCTAGTGTATAATTGGTTTGCTAGTATATAATTGGTTGTATTCTGACTAAGTTATATGCACTGTCCCTATCTGATTAGCTTACATACTTAAAGATTCTGTAAGTGCATTTTTTTTGGCACACATGGGATTATTTCCTACAACTCTTTGGTTCAGCCTATGTCGAATTAAGACTCGTCATGGTAGTTTGTTGATAATTCGTAAGTTATAGCATGTTGTAATGTATTTCtgtattccactaatttatgtttttatccCACCTACCTCAAAAATTATGTACTGCTAATATCATACGAATTAATCTCATCAGTCCTCATGAACTTGTTacttgttttgttttctttcttaatGCTTTTGTTTATGGATTTGTTTTTCCACTTTCTTTTATCCAGTGAAAGAGAAGGAAAGCATTCCTTTGGATGATGTCGAGGATGGTGATGAGCAGACAAAGAGACACTTAAATGTTGTATTCATTGGTCATGTTGGTAAGAGGATTTCCTTAAAAGTCGCAATTTATAATCCTTTCCCCCATAACTGAATGCTATCGTATCGAGTTCTACATttcaagaaagaaaaatcaaGTTTACATCTAAAATGCATCCATGCATCATACTTAAATGTAAGTATTCTGATTGATTAGAACTATTTTAGGGAAAATAACATTGATGATGTATCTGTAGTTCCTTGTAGATATATAATGTATGGTCAGAACTATAATACTCCCTTAAGTAATTGGGCTGTCCTGTCAGTTCTGTAAACTTGGCGTTCTTTGTGGACATCCTTCTATGATAAGGAGTTTTCCATTGGTTTCCACTAATCTTCACAAGAGATTATTCAgtatatattcattattttttaactTTCATTTCCCATGAGCTATATCAATAACGTGTTGTATGGGAAAACTAGATGCTTGTTTTCCTCTTTTCCTAGATTGAGGatctgaaacaaaaaataaaatattaaagtaaGGATAAAGAATCTGAATATGAAAGTTCATGTAGATCCACTTTAGATATCATGTGGCAGTATCTTATTAGAAGTCTTATTTTTTCTGCAGATGCTGGGAAGTCCACAATTGGAGGGCAAATTCTTTATCTCAGTGGGCAAGTTGATGAACGCACAATACAAAAGTATGAGAAAGAAGCTAAGGACAAAAGTAGGGAGAGTTGGTAAGTAACTTCAGTCGAATCAATTTAAACCAGTGCACTGTCTCACATatgtgcttgtattttgttttgATGCTGAGAGATGTCACTCGTGAATCCTTTTGATAAAAAATGCATGTGTATTATTTGTGTTATCATTTTTTCTGGTCATGGACGTTGATGGTTTCACTCAAAAATCATAACTTGTTTGGTCATTCGCTACTAAGCATTTTGTTGTAAACGTATCAGGTATATGGCATATATCATGGACACAAACGAAGAAGAGAGGGTTAAGGTATGTATCTGTGGTTTAGGCTGTTTTAGACTATTCCACTTACCCTTGCAGccatgtattttttaaaataactcATATTTTTTCCCAATATATAGGGGAAAACTGTTGAAGTCGGAAGAGCTCACTTTGAGACAGAAACCACAAGGTTTACAATATTGGATGCCCCGGTAACTCCTAAAGTCTCATAATTATTActctttttcttaaaaaatgtgaaatatCTAGATGATATTGACACAAGCAATGATCAATCATATATGTTACATCTCTTTGGTGTTACCTATCCTTTGAAATTGATGTGCTCAGAAATAGGGCCTTTTTATGCTGATAATGCGTAGTGATGCCTATAAATTCAGTGAACAAGTTGGAATTATGCATACTGTTCAAATTGGTTTTGATGAAATATCTTAATTTTTTCTTCTTACCGCCAACTTTAGATAAAGCTATTTCCCCATTTCATTCATTATTGCACAGTAAAGCAACAGTGTATAATGTTTTTTGCTTGGAAGTACAATATTAGCTATTGGATCAATTTGGAAGGCAGCCCTTTGTTTCTGGTATTCTGCTGCCTCAGCAAGAGGTCTTTTAACACTTAATTTCCAGGGACACAAAAGCTATGTGCCGAACATGATCAGCGGAGCATCTCAAGCAGATATAGGTGTACTAGTAAGTAGTGCTTCATCATTTTGTTATACTAGATGGTATATGTGATTCTGTGTAGTCTCTATTACTGATACATGTCGTCTCATCTACACTCCTAGGTGATTTCAGCTCGAAAGGGAGAATTTGAAACTGGTTATGAGAGAGGTGGACAGACACGTGAACATGTCCAGCTAGCAAAAACCTTGGGAGTTTCTAAGCTTCTTGTCGTTGTCAATAAAATGGATGAGCCTACTGTGAAGTGGTCAAAAGAGAGGTGATTTAGTGGTTTTGATGATTCTCTTGTTTGTCAgatattatttttgtatgtaATTTTCTTATGTATTTTATCTTTCAGATTTGATGAGATTGAGTCAAAAATGTCTCTATTTTTGAAATCCTCGGGTTATAATGTGAAAAAAGGTAATTTTCCTTTGAAAGTTTATGTGGTTTCAAGTGTGCTTCTCATTTGCAATTTTCGTTTCTCCACTTAATTTACGTTTGTTTGGGTAAAATATAATTTTGCAGATGTTCAGTTTCTCCCAATATCTGGTCTTATGGGCACAAATATGAAGAGTAGAATGGGCAAAGATATATGTCCATGGTGGAACGGTACATGTCTTTTTGAAGCTCTTGATGCTATCGAAATTCCACCACGTGATCCTCAAGGTCCTTTCAGGTGAAATATGAGTTTTTTGTTACTCTCCACTCACTTTCTTATTGCACACAACTTGACCTTTAAATCTAGATGAACTGGTACTTTTGTCTATATAAGCTTTCTTCTTTGGCAGAATGCCTATTATTGACAAATTTAAGGACATGGGAACTGTTGTCATGGGGAAAATAGAATCTGGAACCATCCGTGATGGGGACACTATGGTAGTCATGCCTAATAAGGTGCCTTTTCAAATGCATATCTTCATGTTCTGGTACATAAGATATACTCCATCCGCCCACAAGAAGTACGCAACATTTACTATGTTGGGTGTCCACGAGAAGTATGCAAGTTTCCTTTTTCGGATATGATCCCACACTCTACTTAATATTTTGACATTAGAAACTTCTTAAACCAAACTTTTTCCACAATGGGACCCATAGTTATACCCTaccaatcattttcttgaaaCCTATGCCCATCAAATGCTGCGTACTATTTGTgtatggagggagtatgataaTTTTCTTTAGTTTGTAGCTATTAGCTAACATTATAATATATTGTGCCAGGTACAAGTTAAAGTTCTTGCCATTTTCTGTGATGAAAATAGAGTGAGGCGAGCTGGACCTGGTGAAAACTTGCGTGTCAGGTTGTCGGGGATTGAAGAAGAGGATATTATCGGCGGGTTTGTTTTAAGTAGCGTTGGTGAGTTTCTTGGTTTGGCTTTCTGTCATTCTCTTCCTTTTCAGTCTTGTTTATATCAGGTGTTCTTTTTCTTCACCAAGCACCAATATCCTAATCTAATTTTGATTGGTTTAGACATCTTGATTCAGACCTGCAGCAAGCTTATTCTAATGTGAAGAATTGATTTTGTGGATATAAATTTATGCTTGAATGCAATTATCACAtttacaagaattcgattgtATTGATTAATTAAAGCAATGAAGTTCGGTGTTGATCTGTGCTTAGGTtatactaaaaacattttatgCTTTTGCAGCAAGACCAGTAGCTGCTGTATCAGAGTTTCTTGCTCAGCTGTCAATTTTGGAGTTACTCGACAATGTAAAGCTTAAAATTTATTCACTCGCTTCTCTTCTCTTATTTCCGTTTTTTGTTTTCATGATCTTTGGTAACTGTACTTGCTGTCCCTTCCATCCTCAGGCAATTTTTTGTGCTGGGTACAAGGCTGTTCTACACATCCATTCTGTTGTGGAAGAATGTGAGATTGTTGAGTTGACACAGCAAATTGATCCAAAAACCAGAAAACGTTTGAAAAAGAAACCACTTTTTGTTAAAAAAGGTGCTGTTGTGGAATGCCGCGTTCAGGTATTACATTTGCAGCTCGGGTTACTAATTATATCCATGTGTCCTTTTCTGGCACATACTTAATTTGCACAATATAGAATTTATATTATCTTGTTATTTGTAGTGACTATAAAATATAGAATTTTGAGGAGTATAACTAATTGACAAGATA is a window of Salvia splendens isolate huo1 chromosome 3, SspV2, whole genome shotgun sequence DNA encoding:
- the LOC121796048 gene encoding eukaryotic peptide chain release factor GTP-binding subunit ERF3A-like isoform X1, translated to MSESATTHPTQDIADDIKALQLDSAAEDTVMANTEDWKHDIVVNPDTGGAEDTVMANTEAWKPDTSVNHDKTDVEDAVMATSEDGKRDTPDKTDGVKEKESIPLDDVEDGDEQTKRHLNVVFIGHVDAGKSTIGGQILYLSGQVDERTIQKYEKEAKDKSRESWYMAYIMDTNEEERVKGKTVEVGRAHFETETTRFTILDAPGHKSYVPNMISGASQADIGVLVISARKGEFETGYERGGQTREHVQLAKTLGVSKLLVVVNKMDEPTVKWSKERFDEIESKMSLFLKSSGYNVKKDVQFLPISGLMGTNMKSRMGKDICPWWNGTCLFEALDAIEIPPRDPQGPFRMPIIDKFKDMGTVVMGKIESGTIRDGDTMVVMPNKVQVKVLAIFCDENRVRRAGPGENLRVRLSGIEEEDIIGGFVLSSVARPVAAVSEFLAQLSILELLDNAIFCAGYKAVLHIHSVVEECEIVELTQQIDPKTRKRLKKKPLFVKKGAVVECRVQVNNMICIEKYSDFPQLGRFTLRTEGKTVAVGKVTGLTSSESA
- the LOC121796048 gene encoding eukaryotic peptide chain release factor GTP-binding subunit ERF3A-like isoform X4, giving the protein MSESATTHPTQDIADDIKALQLDSAAEDTVMANTEDWKHDIVVNPDTGGAEDTVMANTEAWKPDTSVNHDKTDVDAVMATSEDGKRDTPDKTDGVKEKESIPLDDVEDGDEQTKRHLNVVFIGHVDAGKSTIGGQILYLSGQVDERTIQKYEKEAKDKSRESWYMAYIMDTNEEERVKGKTVEVGRAHFETETTRFTILDAPGHKSYVPNMISGASQADIGVLVISARKGEFETGYERGGQTREHVQLAKTLGVSKLLVVVNKMDEPTVKWSKERFDEIESKMSLFLKSSGYNVKKDVQFLPISGLMGTNMKSRMGKDICPWWNGTCLFEALDAIEIPPRDPQGPFRMPIIDKFKDMGTVVMGKIESGTIRDGDTMVVMPNKVQVKVLAIFCDENRVRRAGPGENLRVRLSGIEEEDIIGGFVLSSVARPVAAVSEFLAQLSILELLDNAIFCAGYKAVLHIHSVVEECEIVELTQQIDPKTRKRLKKKPLFVKKGAVVECRVQVNNMICIEKYSDFPQLGRFTLRTEGKTVAVGKVTGLTSSESA
- the LOC121796048 gene encoding eukaryotic peptide chain release factor GTP-binding subunit ERF3A-like isoform X2 produces the protein MSESATTHPTQDIADDIKALQLDSAAEDTVMANTEDWKHDIVVNPDTGGEDTVMANTEAWKPDTSVNHDKTDVEDAVMATSEDGKRDTPDKTDGVKEKESIPLDDVEDGDEQTKRHLNVVFIGHVDAGKSTIGGQILYLSGQVDERTIQKYEKEAKDKSRESWYMAYIMDTNEEERVKGKTVEVGRAHFETETTRFTILDAPGHKSYVPNMISGASQADIGVLVISARKGEFETGYERGGQTREHVQLAKTLGVSKLLVVVNKMDEPTVKWSKERFDEIESKMSLFLKSSGYNVKKDVQFLPISGLMGTNMKSRMGKDICPWWNGTCLFEALDAIEIPPRDPQGPFRMPIIDKFKDMGTVVMGKIESGTIRDGDTMVVMPNKVQVKVLAIFCDENRVRRAGPGENLRVRLSGIEEEDIIGGFVLSSVARPVAAVSEFLAQLSILELLDNAIFCAGYKAVLHIHSVVEECEIVELTQQIDPKTRKRLKKKPLFVKKGAVVECRVQVNNMICIEKYSDFPQLGRFTLRTEGKTVAVGKVTGLTSSESA
- the LOC121796048 gene encoding eukaryotic peptide chain release factor GTP-binding subunit ERF3A-like isoform X6 encodes the protein MSESATTHPTQDIADDIKALQLDSAAEDTVMANTEDWKHDIVVNPDTGGEDTVMANTEAWKPDTSVNHDKTDVDAVMATSEDGKRDTPDKTDGVKEKESIPLDDVEDGDEQTKRHLNVVFIGHVDAGKSTIGGQILYLSGQVDERTIQKYEKEAKDKSRESWYMAYIMDTNEEERVKGKTVEVGRAHFETETTRFTILDAPGHKSYVPNMISGASQADIGVLVISARKGEFETGYERGGQTREHVQLAKTLGVSKLLVVVNKMDEPTVKWSKERFDEIESKMSLFLKSSGYNVKKDVQFLPISGLMGTNMKSRMGKDICPWWNGTCLFEALDAIEIPPRDPQGPFRMPIIDKFKDMGTVVMGKIESGTIRDGDTMVVMPNKVQVKVLAIFCDENRVRRAGPGENLRVRLSGIEEEDIIGGFVLSSVARPVAAVSEFLAQLSILELLDNAIFCAGYKAVLHIHSVVEECEIVELTQQIDPKTRKRLKKKPLFVKKGAVVECRVQVNNMICIEKYSDFPQLGRFTLRTEGKTVAVGKVTGLTSSESA
- the LOC121796048 gene encoding eukaryotic peptide chain release factor GTP-binding subunit ERF3A-like isoform X3, which gives rise to MSESATTHPTQDIADDIKALQLDSAEDTVMANTEDWKHDIVVNPDTGGAEDTVMANTEAWKPDTSVNHDKTDVEDAVMATSEDGKRDTPDKTDGVKEKESIPLDDVEDGDEQTKRHLNVVFIGHVDAGKSTIGGQILYLSGQVDERTIQKYEKEAKDKSRESWYMAYIMDTNEEERVKGKTVEVGRAHFETETTRFTILDAPGHKSYVPNMISGASQADIGVLVISARKGEFETGYERGGQTREHVQLAKTLGVSKLLVVVNKMDEPTVKWSKERFDEIESKMSLFLKSSGYNVKKDVQFLPISGLMGTNMKSRMGKDICPWWNGTCLFEALDAIEIPPRDPQGPFRMPIIDKFKDMGTVVMGKIESGTIRDGDTMVVMPNKVQVKVLAIFCDENRVRRAGPGENLRVRLSGIEEEDIIGGFVLSSVARPVAAVSEFLAQLSILELLDNAIFCAGYKAVLHIHSVVEECEIVELTQQIDPKTRKRLKKKPLFVKKGAVVECRVQVNNMICIEKYSDFPQLGRFTLRTEGKTVAVGKVTGLTSSESA
- the LOC121796048 gene encoding eukaryotic peptide chain release factor GTP-binding subunit ERF3A-like isoform X5 translates to MSESATTHPTQDIADDIKALQLDSAEDTVMANTEDWKHDIVVNPDTGGEDTVMANTEAWKPDTSVNHDKTDVEDAVMATSEDGKRDTPDKTDGVKEKESIPLDDVEDGDEQTKRHLNVVFIGHVDAGKSTIGGQILYLSGQVDERTIQKYEKEAKDKSRESWYMAYIMDTNEEERVKGKTVEVGRAHFETETTRFTILDAPGHKSYVPNMISGASQADIGVLVISARKGEFETGYERGGQTREHVQLAKTLGVSKLLVVVNKMDEPTVKWSKERFDEIESKMSLFLKSSGYNVKKDVQFLPISGLMGTNMKSRMGKDICPWWNGTCLFEALDAIEIPPRDPQGPFRMPIIDKFKDMGTVVMGKIESGTIRDGDTMVVMPNKVQVKVLAIFCDENRVRRAGPGENLRVRLSGIEEEDIIGGFVLSSVARPVAAVSEFLAQLSILELLDNAIFCAGYKAVLHIHSVVEECEIVELTQQIDPKTRKRLKKKPLFVKKGAVVECRVQVNNMICIEKYSDFPQLGRFTLRTEGKTVAVGKVTGLTSSESA
- the LOC121796048 gene encoding eukaryotic peptide chain release factor GTP-binding subunit ERF3A-like isoform X7 gives rise to the protein MSESATTHPTQDIADDIKALQLDSAAEDTVMANTEAWKPDTSVNHDKTDVEDAVMATSEDGKRDTPDKTDGVKEKESIPLDDVEDGDEQTKRHLNVVFIGHVDAGKSTIGGQILYLSGQVDERTIQKYEKEAKDKSRESWYMAYIMDTNEEERVKGKTVEVGRAHFETETTRFTILDAPGHKSYVPNMISGASQADIGVLVISARKGEFETGYERGGQTREHVQLAKTLGVSKLLVVVNKMDEPTVKWSKERFDEIESKMSLFLKSSGYNVKKDVQFLPISGLMGTNMKSRMGKDICPWWNGTCLFEALDAIEIPPRDPQGPFRMPIIDKFKDMGTVVMGKIESGTIRDGDTMVVMPNKVQVKVLAIFCDENRVRRAGPGENLRVRLSGIEEEDIIGGFVLSSVARPVAAVSEFLAQLSILELLDNAIFCAGYKAVLHIHSVVEECEIVELTQQIDPKTRKRLKKKPLFVKKGAVVECRVQVNNMICIEKYSDFPQLGRFTLRTEGKTVAVGKVTGLTSSESA
- the LOC121796048 gene encoding eukaryotic peptide chain release factor GTP-binding subunit ERF3A-like isoform X8 produces the protein MSESATTHPTQDIADDIKALQLDSAEDTVMANTEAWKPDTSVNHDKTDVEDAVMATSEDGKRDTPDKTDGVKEKESIPLDDVEDGDEQTKRHLNVVFIGHVDAGKSTIGGQILYLSGQVDERTIQKYEKEAKDKSRESWYMAYIMDTNEEERVKGKTVEVGRAHFETETTRFTILDAPGHKSYVPNMISGASQADIGVLVISARKGEFETGYERGGQTREHVQLAKTLGVSKLLVVVNKMDEPTVKWSKERFDEIESKMSLFLKSSGYNVKKDVQFLPISGLMGTNMKSRMGKDICPWWNGTCLFEALDAIEIPPRDPQGPFRMPIIDKFKDMGTVVMGKIESGTIRDGDTMVVMPNKVQVKVLAIFCDENRVRRAGPGENLRVRLSGIEEEDIIGGFVLSSVARPVAAVSEFLAQLSILELLDNAIFCAGYKAVLHIHSVVEECEIVELTQQIDPKTRKRLKKKPLFVKKGAVVECRVQVNNMICIEKYSDFPQLGRFTLRTEGKTVAVGKVTGLTSSESA
- the LOC121796048 gene encoding eukaryotic peptide chain release factor GTP-binding subunit ERF3A-like isoform X9, whose protein sequence is MSESATTHPTQDIADDIKALQLDSAEDTVMANTEAWKPDTSVNHDKTDVDAVMATSEDGKRDTPDKTDGVKEKESIPLDDVEDGDEQTKRHLNVVFIGHVDAGKSTIGGQILYLSGQVDERTIQKYEKEAKDKSRESWYMAYIMDTNEEERVKGKTVEVGRAHFETETTRFTILDAPGHKSYVPNMISGASQADIGVLVISARKGEFETGYERGGQTREHVQLAKTLGVSKLLVVVNKMDEPTVKWSKERFDEIESKMSLFLKSSGYNVKKDVQFLPISGLMGTNMKSRMGKDICPWWNGTCLFEALDAIEIPPRDPQGPFRMPIIDKFKDMGTVVMGKIESGTIRDGDTMVVMPNKVQVKVLAIFCDENRVRRAGPGENLRVRLSGIEEEDIIGGFVLSSVARPVAAVSEFLAQLSILELLDNAIFCAGYKAVLHIHSVVEECEIVELTQQIDPKTRKRLKKKPLFVKKGAVVECRVQVNNMICIEKYSDFPQLGRFTLRTEGKTVAVGKVTGLTSSESA